The genomic interval TGGCTTGAGTCAAGAACTGATCTAAACCGAAAGgatcttcttcgtctttttcaaATTGCACTGGACCAGATCTTGTAGCTGATCTATCAGTTCCACTAAATTCTTTGTCAGGAACAAAccttaaataaaatcaaaaattatataaaatatcgatCAATTCAGCCACTTGatttgtaaaatgaaaaaaaatcactgaaTACACTTACCGATTTGTTTTGACGAGTTTTTCCAAGTCATCGCCATAATTATCCTTGTCGATATTTTTGCTAGGTCTATAAATATGTGAACCGATTGAGCTCGAGTCCCTCCAGGGCTTATCATAAACGTTGTACTCGTCTTCGTGACCGTAACCGCTGTCCATTCCCTTGGTTGTGTTAAATAATCTCTGATCAAACTGAGCTTCACCAGAACTCGGAACATATTTTGCAGGCAATCCAAGTGCAATTTGTTCGCTTATATCTCGTTCTCGTTCGCGTTGAAGTCTGGAACGTTTATCAGGGGCAGCACGAGCCAAGTTACGATCTCGCGCTCGATCTTTGTGACGTTCCTGACGCAATTGATCGCGCTCTCGTGATTCTCCAGCTTTATCTGGAATTAAGCgctgaatgaaataaaaaatattccatgcAGGtaaaattctcattcttacCAAGGGCTGCTGCAGATTTAAGCCCTGCACGTTCCTCTCTGGCTTTTTGGGCAAGCTGTCGTAAAtgatcctcttttttttctttttctttttgcgccAATTTCTTTTCTAACTGAGCGCGCATTTCCACTGCTTCGCGGGCCTTCCTATCAGCAATGTAAAGAGCTTCGGCAAGCTTCGCAAAGTTTTCGTTAATATGAACTTGTTGCAAGCCACGTCCATCTGCAGCCAGTCGTTTGTCTAGAGGAATGGTGTATCCCTAGAAGTGACAAAAATTCTCCATATAATTTATGAATCACGAAGAGTCCGTTGATCCAAACGGCGAATAAGACTGTACCTTTGCGTTTTTCCAGTTACTGATACACGGAggaattttccattctttttgcTCTTTGACTGTGACTTTTCGTGTTGGTGAGTGCATAACTGGAGCTGGAGGCGAAGGAGGGCCTCGAGGAATCTTTTTGTTTATCCTGAAATCATAAAATTCCTTGAACAATTGCTATTGGAAAAAGGATAACTTGATAGAAGACCTACTTGAATTTAGGGGGCTCGATAGGATCCACTTGAGCTTCAACCATTCTGATTACTCTTTGTTTAGCGCCAGAATTGAAGGATTGTCCTTGTTGTGACGGTGTATAACGGATATACTGCGCAGGACCTTGTTTTTCAGCACATCTCACTGGCATAGCTGCTGCTATTTTGGATTCAGTAATTTTTTCCAGCGCTCGACGAGTCTTCTCGGTAATATCATCTATATCTTCACCAGAGGGGCGTTGCAAGGAGGGATCGTCTTCGGTTGTAATTTCAGATGGGAGTAGATCGCTCAATTTTGTATAAACAATCTGCAATACAAAGATATGCTTGGATATTAGTCCTACACTAAAGTTAATAATCTATTAAActataaaattcaatcatttACCTTGTCTTTAGAGTGGCCTTGTCTGGCGATGACATCGTACTTCACTTTTCCTTGGGCATCAAGTTGAACTGCTAGAGCATTGCTAGTAGCTTCTTTTCCCTTCATACCCATACCAAGAGGATATTGGGCAACTTGAATTTCGGGAAATGCTCCGCCATCTCCAAAGTCCTGGATATTTATCAAGTATTTAGGCAATTACAAAACACTAACAGTAATTtggtaataaaaagaaatacacaTTCTTTACCTCTGGAGTGCGTGGTATCCATCCTTTTCGTTGCCCATATGGCGGAGCTGTCACTACAGCCTTCACCAAAGCAGAGACTGGTCTCTGTCGAAGTTTTTGTTCTCGAGCTTCATCTTCTCTATCCCAAACTGCTTGAGTTGGTGCAGGTAAGAGGCTATGTCAAAAAAGCAAAGCTCAGTAAATAACATTCTTCCAGCTATTTAAAGGGTGGATCTTTCAATACGACAACTTTTCCTTAACAATGCTTCAAAAGCAAATGTGCTAGAAAGGTATGCATGTTGGAAAAACTTAAATCGAGTACAAAATAACTATTACCTTGTAAGCGACATTTTGTTA from Athalia rosae chromosome 6, iyAthRosa1.1, whole genome shotgun sequence carries:
- the LOC105688878 gene encoding puff-specific protein Bx42 encodes the protein MSLTSLLPAPTQAVWDREDEAREQKLRQRPVSALVKAVVTAPPYGQRKGWIPRTPEDFGDGGAFPEIQVAQYPLGMGMKGKEATSNALAVQLDAQGKVKYDVIARQGHSKDKIVYTKLSDLLPSEITTEDDPSLQRPSGEDIDDITEKTRRALEKITESKIAAAMPVRCAEKQGPAQYIRYTPSQQGQSFNSGAKQRVIRMVEAQVDPIEPPKFKINKKIPRGPPSPPAPVMHSPTRKVTVKEQKEWKIPPCISNWKNAKGYTIPLDKRLAADGRGLQQVHINENFAKLAEALYIADRKAREAVEMRAQLEKKLAQKEKEKKEDHLRQLAQKAREERAGLKSAAALDKAGESRERDQLRQERHKDRARDRNLARAAPDKRSRLQRERERDISEQIALGLPAKYVPSSGEAQFDQRLFNTTKGMDSGYGHEDEYNVYDKPWRDSSSIGSHIYRPSKNIDKDNYGDDLEKLVKTNRFVPDKEFSGTDRSATRSGPVQFEKDEEDPFGLDQFLTQAKRASSSTTATTKRKDDRDQRRDDRDKRRKH